AAAGATGCGAACTTAAATATCACCTTTTATCTCTATCATAATCGTTCCGTGATGGAATACATATTGCATTTCAGTCTTAACGATGGGGCAAAACCCTCATTCTATGCTTCCGAGCAGAATTTTTTTAAATTAAAAATGAACGCGATAGGAAAAGTTAAACTGCAAAACGGAGAATATGCCTTAGTATCGGATCAAGAAATTGAAGAATCTAACGGCAAGCAATATAATGTCGTTTGGTCGAAGGATGGCATCTATTACAGAGTAGTCGGTGAATCTCAGGAAATTGCGATTAAAATTGCGAATTTAGTGAAGTAGAACTAATATCGTAAGCCTTTGATTCTTATAGATTCTCTTAAGATCCTGGCTGGTGATACTTTCTGTAATCGGTAGGCGAAGCGATTCCAGTCTTCATCAAAATTATGAATGACAATGATCAGTAGGCTGCTGCCATTCGGGAGTTGTTATCTAGGCTCGACCCGGAAGATAGCAGTGATTAGTACTCGCATTCATTATCAAAAGATCATGAAATTTACTCCATAGAAGGACAAACCAAGTTTTCTAGCAACACTCTGAGATGCCATATTGTCCGTAAATGTACTGTATAACGGGAGTCTCCCAATCTGTCGTACCGCTGTAGCCCATCCAGCAACGACTGCGGCAGCATAACCTCTTCCGCGATACGGCTCCAGCGTTTCTAGACCAGCTTCATGGGCCAGTGAAGTGATACGTACGCTGCGGCAGATCGAGACGACCTGGTTATCGCGTACAAATGCTACGCAAGGTTGCGCATAGTCGATCTCAGAGACAAGCCATTCGAAATCTTTGGGTAACCATTCCATGATATTGGATCGGGTGAGGCTGATTACCTGCATGGATGGCGAAGCAACTTGAGGAATAAGATAGCATGGACCCGTGGAGATT
The window above is part of the Paenibacillus lutimineralis genome. Proteins encoded here:
- the aac(2')-IIb gene encoding kasugamycin N-acetyltransferase AAC(2')-IIb — protein: MMNWKEKQPHAHDLMELHVEALFTHDQNMRLRSVNEPWPGEASAPRFFLGRTTDGTAICRFRHDVPEKLIAQLQELCADEPSVQDFQTKPKHLKAYMNLLQGERISTGPCYLIPQVASPSMQVISLTRSNIMEWLPKDFEWLVSEIDYAQPCVAFVRDNQVVSICRSVRITSLAHEAGLETLEPYRGRGYAAAVVAGWATAVRQIGRLPLYSTFTDNMASQSVARKLGLSFYGVNFMIF